Within Saccharomyces paradoxus chromosome X, complete sequence, the genomic segment TTTCGTGTAGGTTACTTTAATTTAAACTGCGCAAGAGGAATTTGAGTTCATCAagttatataaaaaatagaagTACAGAAGCATGCACGACGCAGAGACAACTGTAGACTCTTTACTGAAAGAGATAGATAATGAAATGGAACAAACGAAGTCCAATGCGGTACAGAATGGTTCTGAAAATGCACCAAACAATTGGAAGCTTCCGCTGCAGGAAATAGGTGACGATACAATGGAAATGTTGGTCAAACACAATACTAGGTCGAATGCGACGGAAAAAAGTAGAGGCCGATCACCTTCTAGAAGGTCTGTCATCTCCAATGAAAGCTTCAGTTTGGGCCTCTTGGGTGTAAATTCCGAACTTGAAGAATCCCCAGTCGCGGTGCACCAGGAACGGATTAAAAACTCAGTTTCCAATGGCTCACTTTATCATGCCAGTTCACCCAAAGTACTTAATaatctgaaaaatatggCCCAAGATATAGACAAGTTGGCTTGCGATGAGGAAAAGCCAGCAAAACTTAGCAGCTCTCCACTCAAATTTACTTTGAAATCCACGCAACCGCTGCTGTCGTATCCAGAATCACCCATTCACAGAAGTTCTATCGAAATTGAAACGAATtatgatgacgaagatgaagaggaagaagatgatgcaTACACACGCTTGACGCAGTCACCTCAAATATTACACTCACCATCAAGGATTCCGATAACGAACGCTGTGTCGATTAATAAGCTCAATCTCGATTTCACATTAAATTCCAATGAATCTGACAAGGGGTTATTATCTGACACCTCGGTAGATAGTACAGAGCAAGAACTAAACACGAAAACAATTCCAGAACTACCATGTTATATGTCATCTACCCCCGAAATGACACCAGTCGATGGGAAGTGTAGCCTTTCAAGTAAATTGTTGAACATTAATAGTAAATCACATTCGGATTCAAAATCGCCAACGGCCTCTGTGgaagatttgaatatttcaatgaatCTGCCGGAGACTGGTTTTGGCCAGGATAATCCATTAACTACTGATACAGATGCGcttattgaaaatgatgtaGTGCAGGAGCTACAACAGAATATGGAACATGTCAATGATATTTTCGATGAGGAAAAAGTTCTTAGCGAATGCTACAACAAGGAGCCTGTAGATTTTTTGGGCGAAAACGACACTACGTCCGTCATATACCGTAATAATGAGCCCAATACCAATGTTGAAGACTTTTCACGGAAAGCCTCTCTGGGGCACAATGAatccaaattcaaagatgTTGATACTAAATCTGATGACATATGGAAAGACGAAAAAGGAACCGACGCAGATGTTTCAACATCTACAAAATCAGAGGAAGGTTACATTGCTGACTATAAAGTAATGAGACAAGAAAACCGGGGTATCAAAAAGCTTGATCAAGAAAGTGAGcatgaaaataaacaacCGGTAATAACCCATCAAAAGGATGCTTCAGAAGAAAGATATACTGGACTAAATATCGAAAATGAATCCTATGGAAACTGTGGTGATGAGGTGGAACACGAGGCTGTTCAAGCAGAGGAGAATCAGCCAAGACAAGTAGCAAACAGTTTAGAAGATAACAGAATATATGACAGAGAAAGTGATTTTGACCATAAAGGAATCGCTAAAGTGAATAATCCACTAGCAAAAAGCTGTGCAGAAGAGCACTTTCCGTCATCATTATCTGAAAATCTGTCGGTAATTGATAATTACCGTGAAGACAGAGTCGAAGAGAGGGAAGCTGAAATTAAGGATGAGAACATTGAAAAcgagaaaaatgaaaatgaatataataaaatCGAAGAAAAGGGAGAGCAAGACCACGTTCCCCTTTTACCACCCCTGCCAAGATGGGAAGCAATTCAATTCAACGAGCCATTTacagatgaaaatgatacCTCTAATGATTCCATTGACTTAACCAGATCCATGAAACCGTCAGATTACATTTCTATATGGCATAtccaagaagaagaaatcaaatctACTTCACCAGAATCCATCGCGAATTCTCAATTTTCGCAACAGTCCACCGTTACCACTGCATCCACGATCGATTCCAAGAGGGAAAATGGCCCAACATCCTTTAAATTCAAACCTAGGATAGTGAGCAGGAGTAGGATTTACAATCCAAAAAGTAGAGTATCGTCATTGAATTATTATGACAGCGAAGATTACATCTTAAACAATAGTGAATGGAATGCATTGGACCCTATGAGAAGAAATACACTCATATCTAAAAGGATTCAAGATAATATAAGAACTCAAAAGGGTCTCACCCCGTTCATAAGGCCAAGTGTTATGAAACTTCACGGCGAAGACTCTGgctttcaaaatcatattTTGGAGGAAGAACAGTCGcaagaaagtgaaaataTTCCATTAAACACGCAGCTAAGCGAACAAGAAATCACAACAGAAGTAAGTCCtgatgaacaaaaattgTCAACGAATACTCAGGATGAAACTAGAGTTTCCATCCGGGAAATAGAAAGTGCGGGGGATATAACTTTTAATAGAAGCGATTTACTATCTTTATCCATCGATGGGGAATTGGGTCAGGATTTTGCTAATTTTCTAGATGCGTTAGATCATGATTCCACATCCTTCAATTATGGACCAGATGATTCAGCCAGTTTCCAAAAGGACAgttcaaagaaaagtttcaaCTCTCTTTGGGAAAGTAATTACGAACTAAAACCGCCGCCTTCCATAAGAAAGCAACCTATTGCCCCAGATgtccttcaaaaattattaGAATCAGATACTAAAAATGACAcagaattggaaaaaaataaagaagaacgTATAAATGAGCCCCGGACTGGTTTGGGGATTGGAACGCTGAAGACACCAGTTAAAGATGTTTCAATTGCGCTAGCTGCAAGCATTAGAGGGTATGAAGCAAGTTTCAGCGACACTGACTCTCCTCCGGAGGGCATGACCAATAGTGATGCCATCACTTTGAACATGTTCGACGATttcgaagaagatgaaatgaCCCCATGTACCCCAACTCGTAGTATAAGTATAAGTCCAGTAAAACGACATATCAGCAGTCCTTTCAAAGTAGTGAAAGCTGGAAACAAACAAACCAATGATGGAATAAACGTCAAGTCTGAGGAGGAAGTAGAGCCAGTGAAGCGGGGGGAGACTGATGATTTAAAACAAGCTACACCTCCACCGTTAACCCAAGCGAAAGCAAATGCTGAGacaaaggaagaaataaataCCCAACTTGAAGAACCACAAGATtctaaagaagattttCCAGATATGGGAACGCTTTATCTAAGTATAAAGGCCATTTCCACCCTTGCATTATACGGCACCAAGAGTCATAGAGGATCGTATGCTATTGTTTTTGATAATGGAGAAAATGTCATTCAGACACCCTGGGAGTCCCTTCCATATGACGGTAACATCAGGATCGATAAGGAATTCGAATTGCCTATagattttataaaaaaaggcgaTTCCTCCTCTGCTTCTTCCGAAAGAGACGGCTACAAAAAATGTGTTATTACATTGAAATGCAAATATGAGAGGCCTCGACATGAATTGGTCGAAGTAGTAGACAAGGTGCCTGTCGgtaaaagtttttttggaaagacAAAGtataaatttgaaaagaagtaTGTGCAGAAAAAAGCTAAACAGGATGAATGGGATTATTTGTTTGCACAAGACGGTTCATTTGCCCGTTGTGAAATcgaaattgatgatgaatttcTGAATAACGTGGCATTCAATAACAACCATATGCGTTATGATATGATTAATAAGTGGAGCAGAATCGCAGATAAAATTCACGGCTCAAAAAAGCTGTACGAATTGCCACGCAGGGCACCTCACAAAGTGGCCTCGTTGAATGTGGAAGCGTGTTTCTTGGGAAGAACTTCTGCCTTTGAACAATTTCCCAAACAATTTTCGTTAGTCCGTAAGATAATTTCCAAATACAAGTTgcaacaaaatatttataaagAAGGATATTTATTGCAGGATGGTGGTGAtttgaaaggaaaaatagaaaacaggtttttcaaattgcATGGCTCGCAGCTTTCTGGTTACCATGAAATCTCCAGGAAGGCTAAGATCGACATTAATCTGTTGAAAGTTACGAAAGTACTACATAATGAAGACATCCAGGCAGACGATGGGGGGCAAAGGAATTTCACAGATTGGGTGCTCTTTAATGAATGCTTCCAGCTAGTATTTGACGACGGTGAAAGAATTACATTTAATGCGGAATGCTCTAATGAGGAGAAAAGTGATTGGTATAATAAGCTCCAGGAAGTTGTTGAGTTGAATGTTTTCCATCAACCTTGGGTGAAAAAGTATTGTGAAAAGTTGGCTATAggggaaaaggaaaaaacaaCTAGTTACCAGTTAAAGTAGGATTCTAATTAGAAAGTGAAGGATAGcagtagaaaaaaaaacggcGTATAATCTGGTGATTGAAGACTTTAGTTTAAAAATTAGTTACATATAATAATTGAGTAAATACGTGAATCATGGACGATATATCTCTATTTCAATTCCACAGATTTAATTTCATTTCGAATTTtggttttgattttgattaGGCTGTTGGTTCATGGGCGGCATCATACCTGGCATGGGAAATGGTGGGAAACTGCCAAACATAGGTAACGGTGGAAAGCTTGGATGCATCGGTGGAGCAGGAGGGTTTGGTGTTCCAGACATACTATTACCCATATTACTGTTCATATTGGACATATTTGCATTATTAacattgttgttgttgtcaATCATATTACCGATGTTTGAATCTGTATCGTTCGCAGAGTTCAATTTTCCCTGCTGTTGGAGGGATAATAGGCCCATTAGGATCCTCCTAGGATTATAATCTTGTTGTAGCTTTTCCTGTCTATGTAAATACTCCATCCAGGTAAATTCATTAAACCCATAATTGAAATAATCACTTATATTGGCTCCTGGCTGCCTCCAAGGTTTTTCCTTTAGCACTTCGGGATCTATTGTCGTTATGCCGACGCTATCAAAAATTCCCTCTTTATCTAAGTCTATGGAACCAACCATTGCTTTCGGTACATTTCCATCGCTCTCTGTAGCTTTTGAGGTTGTCGTCGTTACGCCTTGATTTGCTTCCCCTTCTGTTATTAAACTTTCATCCGATGCTTTTGTAATGGTAGTGGATACATCAGTAGCTACGCTAATTATGTCTTTGCTTGAAAATGTTGTCGCGGTAGAATAAGAATCCAGCAGCTTTGCATCTAACCTAGTAGGATCAGGGCCCAAACTTATGATAACCTCTAGATCAGAATCACTATCGTCTTCTGACAAGTCAGAGTATATATCTTCATCAGAAAGGTCGTCTTTGGCGGTGGCTGGAATCTCTTCCTCGGGAGAGTCATATTTTTGTCTCTTAACTATATCAGGATTATTGACGGCATCTGCCTCTGCTTCGTCATCTCTGGATCGTTTAGATGAAGGTAATGCTAGTTCAGAATCGGAACCATACAAGAACTTGtcgtcttcgtcttcaCTGGAGCTCATCTAGAGAAATTATAATATGCTTACTGTGccaaaaggaagaaagaatGCAAAGCAAAACGATGGTGCGGTTTAACAAAGTAGGCCTTGGTGATGTACTTTCTCAAGATTTATGTCGTATTATATGCTACGAAgatattttcaagatttAAATGAATCTCCTTCCTCATCGCGACATACGATAAGGCTAATAATGGTGCGGTATTATGTCATGGAGCTTGAGACATTgaatacatatatatacttgtatacaatatatatacatgcAAAGACACAAATTCTTAGCAATTTGAGTGAGACAATGGGATGAAGAAGTGTGGAAGGGGGGAAGGTGTATTACTTTTCGAGAATTAAGAATAGGTTTTACTAAATTTGTAGGATATTTCTTGAAACCTGACCTTGTCGTAATAATCTTGATCATTAGAAGCGCTGAAGGAGTAAGCAGCAGCATATCTTGACAGTTTGGAGTTCAGCTTTTTCAGGAATTCTAATTCTTCCGAATTTAACTTTTGTAGTGATGGTGGTGGTGATTTTTCAACGTCGAAGGCAATTTCTAATGGGTAATAGTAAGATGGCACTTGAGGTTCGTCTATAAATGGATCTGCCTCATAACCGTTATTGGAGGCattgatattattgttggtattattattgtaatTACAATTAGTGCTTTTATTGTTGCTATAGTAACGATTATTAAATGAGTgtatattttcaatatgaGGTAGAGAGTGATCTTGATATTTGGAATATAAATCCGTGTTTTTGGAATTAATCGAATCGTGGATATTTGTGGGTTTTGAATAGGTATAGTTTGTTGTATATGGGTAGAAGTCTTGTGCATATAAGAATTCATTGAATTCgaaattttcttggaatattttgatatttttttgtagaTTTGTATTAGTTTCATATTTCATTGTGTCGCTCATATCGATATCATTGTCATTTCTGTTATTCTTTTGGAAGTTATCATGGTTGTTGAATGATGAATTAAACGTGGATGCGGTTTCATCattagaaaaaagagatgaCAATGAAGAGGATCTGGTACTGCCGGagctcttctttctttttccagGTGCAGCTGTCGATATGCTGCCCTTtgtagttttcttttctttggaaagaGGCTGAGaatcaatattttccaaattcaGAAATTCTTCATTGAATAAAATCTGAGGATTGATTAAATGTATTGGTTGTGTGTGAACCAAGTGCTGTAGTTGAGAAGAAGGAATATTGTCcgatttttcaaaatgcCAACTCCTAGGGGAGATTGTAGAcccaaaagaaaaacaaggGCGATCTTCTTGATTGATCGTTGTGTcataataaatatttgTTTGTTGTGGTTGTTGTGGTTGTTGTTCGAAAGGGAAGAGGGAAAACCCGTCTTCTAAGGCAGCGTGAAGTTTTCCACGGACACCTGCTTGCATTTTGTTTGTGGGAGAATAAAAAGCGtctcttttatttgatgtttttcctttttcaccAAAAATGGGAACAGGaatctttttctatttttctatGAAGGCGATCTAACGACAATGTTTACTATAATCTTGGTCTCAAACGATATTattgatttatttataatGTATTAATGTAAAATAAACCGTAATAATATAGtcgatttttttatctatTTCACGAAGTAACTATGGTATACGGAAATTCTAATACGtaaaaaaagcaagaatAAAGAACTATAGGGGAAATATTCTGAAGAAAACACTAAGAGTACAAGATAATTTACTGGCTTTAAATACataaaagaggaaaagtTATATCAAGGTAAACAGGCAAGAAATGAGATCGTAAACATCCGACCCCAatttagtagtatattaCAATGAGAGAAAAAGGTATTGGGGCTAGGATATATTAATTATGcgttgttgttgttgtctGTTTAATTTTAGATTGACTATTATGACTTCACacaaaattttgtaaaCGCA encodes:
- the BUD4 gene encoding Bud4p (Anillin-like protein involved in bud-site selection~similar to YJR092W) gives rise to the protein MHDAETTVDSLLKEIDNEMEQTKSNAVQNGSENAPNNWKLPLQEIGDDTMEMLVKHNTRSNATEKSRGRSPSRRSVISNESFSLGLLGVNSELEESPVAVHQERIKNSVSNGSLYHASSPKVLNNLKNMAQDIDKLACDEEKPAKLSSSPLKFTLKSTQPLLSYPESPIHRSSIEIETNYDDEDEEEEDDAYTRLTQSPQILHSPSRIPITNAVSINKLNLDFTLNSNESDKGLLSDTSVDSTEQELNTKTIPELPCYMSSTPEMTPVDGKCSLSSKLLNINSKSHSDSKSPTASVEDLNISMNLPETGFGQDNPLTTDTDALIENDVVQELQQNMEHVNDIFDEEKVLSECYNKEPVDFLGENDTTSVIYRNNEPNTNVEDFSRKASLGHNESKFKDVDTKSDDIWKDEKGTDADVSTSTKSEEGYIADYKVMRQENRGIKKLDQESEHENKQPVITHQKDASEERYTGLNIENESYGNCGDEVEHEAVQAEENQPRQVANSLEDNRIYDRESDFDHKGIAKVNNPLAKSCAEEHFPSSLSENLSVIDNYREDRVEEREAEIKDENIENEKNENEYNKIEEKGEQDHVPLLPPLPRWEAIQFNEPFTDENDTSNDSIDLTRSMKPSDYISIWHIQEEEIKSTSPESIANSQFSQQSTVTTASTIDSKRENGPTSFKFKPRIVSRSRIYNPKSRVSSLNYYDSEDYILNNSEWNALDPMRRNTLISKRIQDNIRTQKGLTPFIRPSVMKLHGEDSGFQNHILEEEQSQESENIPLNTQLSEQEITTEVSPDEQKLSTNTQDETRVSIREIESAGDITFNRSDLLSLSIDGELGQDFANFLDALDHDSTSFNYGPDDSASFQKDSSKKSFNSLWESNYELKPPPSIRKQPIAPDVLQKLLESDTKNDTELEKNKEERINEPRTGLGIGTLKTPVKDVSIALAASIRGYEASFSDTDSPPEGMTNSDAITLNMFDDFEEDEMTPCTPTRSISISPVKRHISSPFKVVKAGNKQTNDGINVKSEEEVEPVKRGETDDLKQATPPPLTQAKANAETKEEINTQLEEPQDSKEDFPDMGTLYLSIKAISTLALYGTKSHRGSYAIVFDNGENVIQTPWESLPYDGNIRIDKEFELPIDFIKKGDSSSASSERDGYKKCVITLKCKYERPRHELVEVVDKVPVGKSFFGKTKYKFEKKYVQKKAKQDEWDYLFAQDGSFARCEIEIDDEFLNNVAFNNNHMRYDMINKWSRIADKIHGSKKLYELPRRAPHKVASLNVEACFLGRTSAFEQFPKQFSLVRKIISKYKLQQNIYKEGYLLQDGGDLKGKIENRFFKLHGSQLSGYHEISRKAKIDINLLKVTKVLHNEDIQADDGGQRNFTDWVLFNECFQLVFDDGERITFNAECSNEEKSDWYNKLQEVVELNVFHQPWVKKYCEKLAIGEKEKTTSYQLK
- the FIP1 gene encoding cleavage polyadenylation factor subunit FIP1 (Subunit of cleavage polyadenylation factor (CPF)~similar to YJR093C); this translates as MSSSEDEDDKFLYGSDSELALPSSKRSRDDEAEADAVNNPDIVKRQKYDSPEEEIPATAKDDLSDEDIYSDLSEDDSDSDLEVIISLGPDPTRLDAKLLDSYSTATTFSSKDIISVATDVSTTITKASDESLITEGEANQGVTTTTSKATESDGNVPKAMVGSIDLDKEGIFDSVGITTIDPEVLKEKPWRQPGANISDYFNYGFNEFTWMEYLHRQEKLQQDYNPRRILMGLLSLQQQGKLNSANDTDSNIGNMIDNNNNVNNANMSNMNSNMGNSMSGTPNPPAPPMHPSFPPLPMFGSFPPFPMPGMMPPMNQQPNQNQNQNSK
- the IME1 gene encoding transcription factor IME1 (Master regulator of meiosis that is active only during meiotic events~similar to YJR094C) — protein: MQAGVRGKLHAALEDGFSLFPFEQQPQQPQQTNIYYDTTINQEDRPCFSFGSTISPRSWHFEKSDNIPSSQLQHLVHTQPIHLINPQILFNEEFLNLENIDSQPLSKEKKTTKGSISTAAPGKRKKSSGSTRSSSLSSLFSNDETASTFNSSFNNHDNFQKNNRNDNDIDMSDTMKYETNTNLQKNIKIFQENFEFNEFLYAQDFYPYTTNYTYSKPTNIHDSINSKNTDLYSKYQDHSLPHIENIHSFNNRYYSNNKSTNCNYNNNTNNNINASNNGYEADPFIDEPQVPSYYYPLEIAFDVEKSPPPSLQKLNSEELEFLKKLNSKLSRYAAAYSFSASNDQDYYDKVRFQEISYKFSKTYS